The Clostridium chauvoei genome has a window encoding:
- a CDS encoding lysophospholipid acyltransferase family protein, which yields MFRSIIWYIYFFLSLIMTIPGIYKVKRLEKKGLTEEKKAYVHKFTSSWANSLLKLAGVKVTVHGAENLPKDRTVLFIGNHQGNFDIPIYMSKIDMPKGFIAKTEIKKMAGIRTWMEFMNCVFMDRSNIRKAGEAIIQGIRNLKNGDSMVIFPEGTRSKGDKIADFKAGSFKLATKSKAPIVPVTMNGSYKIMEGTKGPWLRPAEVELYIHPLIETANLTKEEQDELPKLVHSIIKSKLPNN from the coding sequence ATGTTTAGAAGCATTATATGGTATATATACTTTTTCTTAAGTCTTATTATGACTATTCCTGGTATATATAAGGTTAAACGCCTTGAAAAAAAGGGACTTACTGAAGAGAAGAAAGCGTATGTTCATAAATTCACATCTTCATGGGCTAATTCATTATTGAAGCTTGCTGGAGTTAAAGTAACGGTACATGGTGCTGAAAACTTACCAAAGGATAGAACAGTATTATTTATTGGAAATCATCAAGGTAATTTTGATATTCCTATATATATGAGTAAAATTGATATGCCAAAAGGATTTATTGCTAAAACTGAAATAAAGAAAATGGCTGGTATAAGAACTTGGATGGAATTTATGAATTGTGTATTTATGGATCGAAGTAATATAAGAAAAGCTGGTGAAGCTATTATCCAAGGTATTAGAAACCTAAAAAATGGAGATTCAATGGTTATTTTCCCTGAAGGTACAAGAAGTAAAGGAGATAAAATTGCTGATTTCAAAGCTGGTAGTTTTAAACTAGCAACTAAATCAAAAGCTCCTATAGTTCCTGTAACTATGAATGGATCATATAAAATAATGGAAGGTACTAAAGGTCCTTGGCTTAGACCTGCTGAAGTTGAATTATATATTCATCCATTAATTGAAACAGCTAATCTTACAAAAGAAGAGCAAGATGAACTACCAAAACTAGTTCATAGTATAATAAAAAGTAAATTACCAAATAACTAA